The sequence TGATCAGCCTCGGCTTCGGGACGATGTGGGTCGTCAACACGCTCGTCAGCCAGGCATTCGGCCGGGGCGACAACCGGGCGTGCGGCGAACACCTGTGGGCTGGCGTCTGGCTCGGCGTGGCTTACGGCGTGCTGCTTTTGCCGGTCTGCCTGCTCGCCGACGAGATCTTCAACCTGCTGCCGCACGAGTCCGACCTTGCAAAGGCTGAGGCGGACTATTTGGCGATCGTTCTGTCGTTCACCGCGCTGCGTCTCGTGGCAGCGGCGGCGGGGCAGTTCTTGCTCGCGGTCGATCGGGCGAATCTCACGTTGCTGGCTGCGTTCGTCGGTGCAGGCGTGAATGTCCTGGCCAACTACGTGCTGATCTACGGGCACTTCGGCTTCCCTGCGATGGGCGTGGCTGGGGCGGCGTGGGGGGCGAATGTTGGCGCGGGTGTGGAACTCCTGGTGCTGGTCTTCTGCTGTTCGCTGCCATCGATCTGCTCGACCTATGGCGTGTGCAACTGGCGGCCCAGGTGGAAGCGACTCCGCACGCTCATCAAGGTCGGCCTGCCGTCGGGCGGGCAGATGCTGGGCGATGTGACGGCGTGGACGGCGTTCTCGCTGTGGGTCATGGCACCGTTCGGCACGCAAGCCATGGCCGCGAACACGTTCCTGATGCGGTTCATGAGCATGAGCTTCCTGCCGGTTTTCGGGCTGAGTGCCGGCGTGACGGCGCTGGTCGGCCGGTACATCGGTCGTGGACAGCCGGACGTCGCGTGCCAGCGCGCCGCGCTGGGCTTCAAGCTCGCGGCGGCGTTCATGCTGACCTGCGGCCTGTGCTTTCTGTTCTTCGGTGGGGCGATGATCGGGCTGTTCACCGACGACCCGGAGGTCAGGCGAATGGGGACGCTGCTGATGAAGTTCGCCGCGGCGTACCAGCTGTTCGACGCGCTCTACATCATTTATGTCGGTGCGCTTCGCGGTGCGGGCGACACGTTCTGGCCGGCCGTGGCGACGGCGGGTTTGTGCTGGTTGATCGTCGTCGGTGTCGCGGGCGTGTTGGCTTACGGCGTGCCGGAGCTGGGCATCGCCGGCCCGTGGATCTCAGCGTCGGTTTACGGCGTGTTGCTGGGGCTATTCATGTGGCTCCGCTTCAAAGCAGGCGGCTGGCGAAGCATTCAGCTCGACGCGGAGCCGGCCAACGTCGTGTAAACTGACGGCATGGCCAAGCTCGAGATCGAGGTGTCCGACGAGATGATCCAGGTGCTGGCCCGCATGGGCGAGAAGTCCGGCAAGTCGCCGGCGGAGGCGTTGATGGCATTGCTGGATCGCGAGATCGGCGTCTACGTCGAGGACCAGAAGCGGTTCAACGACCTGATCGCCGAGGGCGATGACAGCGGGCCGGCTATTCCCGTCACGGACGAGTACTGGGCACAGGAGGAGCGGCACATGGAGGAACAGATGGACCTCATGGACAAGCACCGTCGCGAGCACGAGGAGTACATGTCGCGAGCCAGCCGCAAGCGGTCCGAGGCGAAAGAGGCGGAAGCGGCATGACGGTGCGGCTGTACACGTCGCCAGCCGCACGGGATGATCGGCGGGAGATCGGCAGCTACCTCTACGGCGAGACGTACGACCGTGACCTTGTCCGTCGCTGGTTCACCAGCGTTCGAGCAGAGACTGCCTACGCCGTCGAATATCCGAGGCAGACCCCGCCGCTGATCGGCTTCTCCAATCGCCCCGAAGGCCCGCTGCGACGTCGCATCATCACCGGCTTCAAGAACTACCTGCTCTTCTACCGGTTCGACGAGAACACCGTCACCGTCACCCGCATCCTTCACGGCAGCCGCGACCTGCGTCGTGTGCCGGACCTGTAGCCGGCCTAGCGTGCCAGCGTGAGGCTGCTGCAGACTGGGATTATCATCGGACTCGCTCGCCCGATCGCCACGGGCGGGTCGTCTGCCCGCTGACACCTCAGCATCCCGCCGACGAA is a genomic window of Planctomycetota bacterium containing:
- a CDS encoding MATE family efflux transporter, yielding MEQQLQATSRSPLAELLVLALPTVAQMASYTVIQFTDTYMLSRLGELEATAAGNASFFGFALISLGFGTMWVVNTLVSQAFGRGDNRACGEHLWAGVWLGVAYGVLLLPVCLLADEIFNLLPHESDLAKAEADYLAIVLSFTALRLVAAAAGQFLLAVDRANLTLLAAFVGAGVNVLANYVLIYGHFGFPAMGVAGAAWGANVGAGVELLVLVFCCSLPSICSTYGVCNWRPRWKRLRTLIKVGLPSGGQMLGDVTAWTAFSLWVMAPFGTQAMAANTFLMRFMSMSFLPVFGLSAGVTALVGRYIGRGQPDVACQRAALGFKLAAAFMLTCGLCFLFFGGAMIGLFTDDPEVRRMGTLLMKFAAAYQLFDALYIIYVGALRGAGDTFWPAVATAGLCWLIVVGVAGVLAYGVPELGIAGPWISASVYGVLLGLFMWLRFKAGGWRSIQLDAEPANVV
- a CDS encoding type II toxin-antitoxin system RelE/ParE family toxin; this translates as MTVRLYTSPAARDDRREIGSYLYGETYDRDLVRRWFTSVRAETAYAVEYPRQTPPLIGFSNRPEGPLRRRIITGFKNYLLFYRFDENTVTVTRILHGSRDLRRVPDL